A segment of the Calditrichota bacterium genome:
GGGTGCGCAGCCGCAGCAAGACGAACGTGGCCGCCACCCTCCATGAGTTGGCCGAAAGGATTAAGCGCCGCGGCCTCATCATCCTCTTCTCTGACCTTTTCGACGAGCCGACAGACGTGCTGGCCGGCCTGCAGCACTTTCGCCACCGCAAGCACGAAGTCATCGTCTTTCACATCCTCGACCCGCTGGAACGCACCTTCAGCTTCCGGCAGGACGGTGTCTTCAAAGACCTCGAGACCGAGGAGACCATGAGCACCCAGCCATGGCACATCCGCGGGGAATATCGGGCACTGGTGGAGCAGTTCATCGACACCTACCGCCGCGGCTGCCGGCAGCACCGCATCGACTATGTGCTGATGGACACGGCCGCCCCGTACGATCGCGCGCTCTTGCACTATCTGCTGAAGCGGCAGCGCGTGGGCGGGTGATGGACAATTGCGTGGCAGGGAGAGTCTGCAACTGCTGGTGAGATCCATGAGCAACAAGACAGTGGACGACATTCTCAACGCCCTGAATGCCGAACAGCGCGAAGCGGTAACCTTCGGCGAGGGGCCCCTGATGGTGGTGGCCGGCGCAGGCACCGGCAAGACGCGCGTCATCACGCATCGCATTGCCTACCTCATCGCCACCAAGCAGGCTCGACCAGAGGAGATCCTGGCGCTCA
Coding sequences within it:
- a CDS encoding DUF58 domain-containing protein, encoding VRSRSKTNVAATLHELAERIKRRGLIILFSDLFDEPTDVLAGLQHFRHRKHEVIVFHILDPLERTFSFRQDGVFKDLETEETMSTQPWHIRGEYRALVEQFIDTYRRGCRQHRIDYVLMDTAAPYDRALLHYLLKRQRVGG